The Dreissena polymorpha isolate Duluth1 chromosome 4, UMN_Dpol_1.0, whole genome shotgun sequence region CTATGTTCTCAATTGAGATCAATTTAATCTGTTTGATGGATGCATTTGATggcatttatataatattatagaaACAGAAGATGGAACATTTAACTCGTATATATTATTGCTTCTTAAATGTGCATATAATCCATTCATTGAAAGGTTTTGCCccatttttaattgtttgcaGTTCAACATTGCCATAGCTGACAACAATGAGGTTGAAAAAGAAGCAAAGAAAGTGTTATCAAATCAGACATCAACACTCGGACAGACTGTTTGCATCGAGATATCGCTACAAACCTGTGAGGGAGACACAATGGTTCTTGAAATCTGGCATATCTCCTTAGACATAAACCAGTGCGATGTTGGGGCTAAAGTTTCCCAGGCAGGTTACTACAGAATGGGAATCGCCCTGAAATCCTTATTGAGTGTAACACGTGTTACTCCTGCTTACAAACTTTCCCGGCGACAGGCTTCCAATGACTACGTGATCTGTTATAGAATTTATCTAGGGGAACCACACTATATGTTTTTAGGTGAGGACACTAATAAATCTAAAGTAGGATCAGTACCAACACCATTCGGAACAATCAGCATTAATCTGTGTTATCGAACAAAACTGCTAATTTCTCCACAAAACACACAAAAGGAGATTCCATTCGAAATGAAGCACGATCATTTCAAACAAGACCATAGCCCTATCCGTAATCATGTGAGACCAACAACACCAAAACCATGTGCATTTGGACATAAAAGGTAAATTTTGTGTCATTAGTTCGAGTGTTTCTGTTCCTGGTTTTATTGAAATACAGTTGAATTTTTCTGTGGTTTTATGTAACGTTACCTTATGATAGGTCATTAGgtgtatacatacatgtttttttcatCAGTTTCATAGTTAATTTATGATTTATTATGTAAGTATAATTTCATCCCATATACCGAACAGATTTATAAACCAAAAAATCTCCATATCCTATATACATGTTTGCAGTGTCATGACATAGGAACAAGTTATCCTTGACAAATAATGTGAGAAATAATATGTTCATGTAGCCTAGCTTTaccaatacaatacaaatatgtaaTTCTGTAATAATTAAAAATGTCTGCCATTTTTTAAGGGAGAGCATTCTTGACTCGGACTCATCAGGGCTGCACAGTGAAGAGTACTGTAAAACTACATTCTCCACCAGTCCATGTGAGAGCCCAAGAATTATTGGTGCCGACAATGTGGTCCCACATCACCAGTCGCAGCCTATAAAAATCCACTTGCCTGGGAGCTCACCAGTTGGTGACCGATTTCCAGATTTCAAAACACAAAGGTTTTAACACATACattattttgtatcatttattatCAGAATAAAAATGAGTTAACTTGAATTTTACATAATTAGTTAGTTTTGGAAAATTTTATGATTAGCCAATGTTAACTTTAGAATACTTTCAGAACGCGATTTCAAATTTCAGTATtacgtgtacatgtatattgcttagatttttttttaaactgcttcAATGCtcattaaaaaagtattttcgTCAAATGCCAAACTTTATCTTACCTCAATATAGCCTTACGCTAAGCTCACTGTTCAGTGCTCCAGAAAAGCCGTCAGGATTCCCGGCAACCCATCGAGTTGGTGCATTCGCAAAAAATGCCATAGACAAACAGAGCGAATCTTCTGAAGATGTACCATTCATGTCCTTATTGCAACAAGTCAAGAAAGAGCGGGTCGACAAAGTTGATCCCAAGAACCTCTCTGGGTCAAAGGGCACGTCAAGTTCCAAAACTGAGAGCTCCAAAGCAGACACAGTTGATTCAGTGTTGAGCGAGTCAAAAACAAGCACAAGTAGTCAGCACTCAGCGACTGATGACTTTGTCATGGTGGAATTGGTAGGTACCTAAGATGGGATAGGAAGAAATTTTGCTTTGAGTCTATAAGAAAGGAATTAAACTTTCAAACATAATTGTTTAGAGATTTTAAACTTGCTAAATTGTTACTTGAACCGTGAAAAATGGTCATAAAGTATGTGAGGTAGGCTGATGACAAGATCTGTTGCATTCAGCAGTCTTAGgaattatcattttaaatcatatCCAATATCATAGTCAGAGAGCCAAAAAGGGTTTTAAAGTAGCCATTATACAAATGATGATCTTGGAAAAATTAAATCAGAATTAAGATATGCAGTTCATTtgtatgctccccatatatatatatggggagcaaaTAGTTGCCAGTTTGTTCTTCCGCACTTCTGTACGGAAAAAAaagttacagtttctcatagcaccttcaatactttaccgatctctttcatatttggcatgtagataccttgcatggacctctaccttttgatgacgtgtgaggtcactggagtcaaggtcaacaaggctaataatagatttttccgtcacacttttgttacagtttctcatagcaccttcaatactttaccgatctctttcatatttggcatgtaggtaccttgcatggacctctaccttttgatgatgtttgaggtcactggggtcaaggtcaccaaggctaattatagatttttccgtcacacttttgttacagtttctcataccaccttcaatactttaccaatctcttttatatttggcatttaggtaccttgcatggacctctaccttttgatgaggtttgaggtcactggggtcaaggtcactgaggctaatataagattttctcaaggtctcacttttttccacataattaacccatatatcgacaaagcatcattggggagcatccatcagttttactgatatccttgtttcgGATTGGTCTGAAGTTGAATGAGTATTTGTATTCATGAAGCAATATTAAAGCATGCTTTAATATGTTGGTACATGTAAATCATAATATTTAGCCATGTTCGGTTACATGTCAAAACCTGTGTACCTTgacacaatatgttttatttgtaaaaatattcattatacatattaaactggtattgtttttcatttattgacTGTGAACATTATTCAATAAGAACAATCCCTGCATCAGATCACAATAGACAACTGTCTCTAAATTAAAACAAACTCGTGCAGGATCTAGGATCATAAAAGGTACAGGGGTCAGCTCAAAAGGGGCAGGGTGGAAAGCCATGCCATCTGGTgactgtatatattaaatttttataaaGTTGGGGAAATTTGAGTCCTTTAATAAAGGAGTTTGACCTAAGTCCTTTAATTTGGATATCAAGGTTTGCAAAGATATATTAAATTTCAGCTGAATTTACTATTTTTTTGTTAACCAATCTAATGAGACAGGAGGGCAGTGGATCAAAAAGGAGCAGGGTGCtatgtgattttttttccttGACAAACTTGCCATACAAAGTACTTGTACACAATACTAGATTGGGTTGCAAAAGGTAAATTAAATATTGTGACAAAGCTTAGTTTgttcttaaaacaataaacttATTTGAATGATGCTGCTTTTTTCAGAAAACTCCCTTTGGAGTATCGGATAGTAACACAGACTTGGGTAAGTTCTACCAGGAGTGTCAGAACGCCCCGCCCCTCTGTACAAGTGAGGAGGAGCAGACGCTGCCCGAGACACTAGAGAAAATCACCAGCCAGCTTAGCGAGTTTGAAACCCAGATGAAGGACTTTGACGATTTCGTTGCAGAATTGACTGTCGATGCTGGTGCTGATACGTCAGTGGACAGTGTTGCAAAGAAGTGAAATGTTTAGCAATGCGTTGTATTAAAGTATTTTTATGCCTGGTAGTGAATCACCAATTATGTCTGGTGTAAAAAAAAGGTACAAAATGATAACTTAAGATTTAGTAGATTTAAAAGTATGAAACTAGAGCTACAGATTTATCAGAATTGAATTTTAACCAATGATTATAAAGCTCAAATCACATGTTGCAAGGTTGTAATTTATAATTGAAGGAAGTCAGATACAATGTATAGTGTTTATGTTTTGATACTGTTGTATTAACTGGCCTGTTGTCTTAAAACTGTGATGTTCTGTAtatctttttaacttttaagatTAGAATGGCCATTATTGCTTATCTAAAATGTACTGATTTTATTGGTTGTTTAGCATACTTGACCCTGGGCGTTTCAGTTTTTATTGAAAGCCTTCTGTTATGAAGTCTTTCTagatgttttgttttcatataacATCAATAATTTACAGGCTTTTGCAATTAAGGGTCTCACATTtctatttgttataaatatttaaatgaaatgggATAAAAGAAATATTACCGTTTAAGTGATAAAAGCTTTATCCTTTGAAGCGCTTCAGTACAATCCTATTTTTAAAACATTCTTTTTGAATGTTTATATCAAGTGAGCATCCATTTTGCTCATTTACGTCATATCCTTACCTACTTTTTGTTGTTAATTAATTGTGAGTTACAAtccaatatatttatatgaccTTATTTAGCGAGACAACAAGTTATAACAGATTAAacaaatttttaagataattattcAATGCTTTTGATGTGTAATACTGATTGGACTATTATAAAGCAAAAAGCTATACTTGTTAAATTtcaactttgtttaattttatcaatGTAAAAATCGTTGTAAAGATTCAGACTTTTGTGAATGTTTTTTCGTCAAAAAACGAAACGATTACCTATAATTGAGTAAACATGATACCTTTTCTACCAGTGATATGAAAGATAGGAATCATCTGATAAAGAAACAGctttttttgcaataaataatatcTGGGTAAGTGTTGGTTATTGTTGCGATAACCTCCTGTTTGGAGTCCCTGTGCatagaaattaaaatgtaatggccatggtttgataacaagcattcTATCAATAAAGCGTTTGTTATTACTGCAACAAACAACACACTTGCCCAGACATAATATTGATAACACCACTGATAAAAACTTATTCATTATTTTAGTACTATTTTAATCTTTATTCCATCCTTTTTCTGCCAAAAACATCAACATATGAGCTTCTATTTCGTCAACAAGCCAAACAATTCAAAATGATGTCAGCCTAATTAATAAACTTTGAGTGCATAATCCAAGGGGATATCAtatgtattgttaaatatatatcaaacttGAAAGCAAATGTAATTGGTTTCTTAATACCACATGTTCAAATGTGGAAAGGGCAGACTcattattaaaatgaaacatgtacAGGTACTTGTATTTTGGAATTAATTTTGTACCTCCAAATGATGCTTTAAGGTTGCATTATTCTGATATATGTGAGTCTTTTAATATGATTTTGCATTTATGCCATAAAATtcttgtatatgtatttattgttatttattcttATTCAATAAATCTGTTGCattgattattaaaaaaattgtcgTTTTTTTGTATGTGTAGTGTGTTATGTTTTTCATGAAGACAAAAAATTTAATCAGGGATGTAAATGACCATGTTTAATCTCATTATGGCTTTGCAATTAAGAACAACAGTTTTAGACTTGATGTACAATGCATTTGTTTCCATACATGAAATATGACAAATGCAGTGTTTCTGTGGAGAAACTCAATTAATCGTTTATTTGCAGATTGTGAGCAATAGAAGTAGCATTTTCTCCCCAATCAAAATGAAACTTGCCAAGAACATTTAGGCGGATGATAAATAGGCTGCGTTCTAAATGGTTCCATGAgttgacaaacatggctgccagggggttatgcagttttccttatatggctatacatgtagtCAAATTTTGCAAAACTCTAGAGGTctcatttaatgcccaatcttaatgaaacttgccCAGAATGTATTGCAATCATctcttggttgagtttgaaactgggccaCATGGGGTCAAAATCTAGTTAACTGGGTAAAATTTAAGAATAAGTTTGTGAACTCTAAGAGATAACATTTATTGCAGCATCTTTTTGAAACTTTAGTCAAGACATATGTACTGTGAGATCTTGATGGAGTTAGAAACTGGGTCACATGgcatcaaaaacaaggtcactgtgaaattaaagaaaaaatgtgtgatcactttagaggccacatttatttctgaatGTTTATGAAACATGCTATATTGGTTGACTTTGAAACTAGGGCTCAAATTTAAGGAAATGCTTTTTACTTATAAGaccacatttttagctcacctgagcacaacgtgctcatggtgagcttttgggatcgccttttgtccgtcgtgcgtctgTTGTGCGTCTAGAGGCctcatttcttgtccgatcttcatgaaacttggtcagaacatttgatgATACCTCGactaagttcgaaactgggtcatgctgggtcagaaactaggacacaaggtaaaaaaatagaaaaaccttgtgaacactgtagaagtcacatttgatgccaaatcttcatgtaaattttgccaaaatgtttgtcttaatgatatattgctcgagttcaaaaattgttctggtccgttgaaaaacatggccaccagggggcggggcagtattcattgtatggctatatagaaaccttgtgaacactctagaagtcacaatgtttgctcaatcgtcatgaaacttggtcaaaacattggttttattgatatctcggatgagttcgaaaatggtccagatcggtgaaaaaacatggccgccagggggcggggcagttttttctatatgtatatagtgaaaacatttgacactctagaagtcacatttttggtccaatcttcatgaaattttatcagaacatttgtttcctggatacgatggttgagtttgaaaatggttcagatcggtaaataaactttgctgccaggggggggggtccttttccttatatttatatacatgtagtaaaaaagcttgtgaacactctagaaatcacattttttgcctaatcattataaaatttggtcaaaacattggtaaTGTGGAtacctcggacgagtttgaaaatagtcgtgaacatttgaaaaacatggccatattAACAAaggattattatgttgatgattggttggggatgaagtgcaacaaacgtatttttgccatctgaaaaccctttattaataatctcaaaattttaagtagtaatacagtattgattttacagaaaattacttaggggggaaacaactgtatataacagtttagtcaggccccaaattcctgtgctggccacttttcacacattttgttgcatgtattttaatgaccgcagaccaatgaaataaccattagccacagcaggtacctcattatctctgacagttCCTTGATGGCTTACCTAttgtttacagccctttgcagtgaacagcatggaacagcaattgctatacagtggtatcattatagagataaacacataaataaatctgtctggcatttattttcgtataaaaatcagcatgctgactgcataaaaagaacagattacaacattgaagcaagctcttgaaatagcaaaattatgtacttatatatttccaagaaaggtttatacaatatatataaatttaatgggcgtgatatttcatatttcttagctctaagtacagtgatgcctgattgaacttactcaatatggctattatttaacttataactatcacatagtcccagtgtatattatgaatatcaagaagaaaaagtaaagatatgtacgtaaaaatatcctttacagcttaggcaacaactgttatcaaaattcaattatattgatcaataaaaaatagattgaaatattctccaactttactgttgaacacttattgacaaaaaactattGTGTCtatatgtacacatatcatatcagatatactttgttcaagaattaaagagatagagaaaatgtacttaaaaccaactatttgcgatacttatgatattaaatgcagcttgtatttgagaataaatttcacaattaaaatgcattttagttttgcatcggttgtaaataaagagtagaagcgtagaggaattgtttacaaacaacacttacaaatgtgaataattaacaaaaactaaatgaagtatgaaatttcattttaaatcatgaatacagattgatatactaaagtcatgtaggcctacatggatgatatgtgaaatacagtattatgtgaaagtcagaaataccattattctaattaattttatatacagacgttcgtcatgtatgatatgtgaaatgcagtattacttgaaaatcatAGTATCATTGTTCTTAATAACTTTGAATGGAAAAAaagtgaaaacgtattttaataatagagcacactTAAGTCTGTACTACCTCTCAGCACTCgtcctcttttgaagattttacactaaataatcgaactataaagcgcaagttaagtatgtacacccgtctgtatgaagtacttttattattttgaactccaccttctcagaatagtttaattccttagggtctcaggtgagcgccttagggcccatgtcCCTCTTGTTTACCAAAGTGTtctgaaacttggtctgaattttttaaattctaagcgaggcttagaaaacaaaaagcacgagccttggcgagtgctttttcgttttcgtgccgagcatgataaacctgatctataatcaacgctaacctattattctatttatcccactttttttattcagtaaacctttttattttaacaaaattagttttcatgagtgttttgcgtactttgataatgactgtattgtaaccaaggtcagtgtattactccgcgttccaaaaataaccgctgatcaaattgtcattttaaaaaaaaatcagaatatcattctgtgacaaagagtcgtgcgttactaataacaattttattcatattgaattgcaaatctaaaagttttataacattaatataacatttagttgttataaacaaggaactacatttgtatacaacgtagcctaacaccacacacaattcacgtTCGATGTTCAAACTATCAACTAAAACACGAGGTGCAAAATAAttgcttctttgttgtaatatgtggttatttcgtgactaaataacaataacaatttggATTTGATCTAAATATTCACATGTAAATTTTGAATttggaaagtggcaccaaagaattatgaggcaaagttgttcgaacgagagaaagacatttgctggagAAGTTAGCCAGGACAACTcattttataaagttttaaaaaatctggGATACTTATAcatattctctaaaaaaaacacacttgaacaaaattaaaactctttatttgattaaaaaatgtttccaaataagcaagatattgatatttaaaaaaatcggaaCTAGAACTTCTTGTCCGTCAGTTTTTGACAATAAACACACTATCGTACTTCCACACATGTATTGAAGGATATTTGTGCATATAGTACCCAATGTTAACAATtgcatttaacatgttattttacaaGCTAAAACTGTATCAGTTTCTAAATAATTTCTTTCTAATTGTCTATTAACTTGTAGGTGTAGATCGCCTGATCACCTGAGTATTTCCCATTATACCATGACGGGTATTCAGGAACCTGAAATGAAcagtgtattgtttttgtttcacaATGACATACATGTTAATGATGTTTTAATGGACACAACTTGTTGgcttgaatgttaaataaatttagaagattatataaaaagaatatagtataattatatacatgtattgtattatttgttcCGTTCTATTAATAATCCAATGCCTATGAAATAATTAcatgatatttaatatacaaatatgagTATCTCATATTATTACTTAAATATTTTACTGaacatattgaatatatattgatGAAAAACTTAAAATTAGAACTTAAATTACTGAATTGTGATGTAtctttcttttcctttttttgtagATAAATGAATACACACAGCTTAACTTAATTGGTATGTTCAGTGAAAGAAGCGCTTTTTTCAATCCAAATTGTAAACACGTTTGTAGTGTTAACAGAACATGTTTAGATGTTTTGTGAATTGTTACTCTGCTTAAAATGGACTATACTTTAGTACTAGaatgttaaaaatgcatttaacattaTACTATGAATACCTTATGGGATAATGAGAATATAATTTATCTATGAAAAGTTGTACGGAAATAAATTggaaatttcatataaattcaAACAATGTTCTCTAAACAAAAATTACTAATGCCAAATCTATAATATATGATTGTGCTAGTGAAGTATGATAGGTATATATCATGCAATCTTTGTCAAATATACGTTAAATATACTCTGCATTTGgatcaattttctatttttttgacTCAGTCATATGTAagcaacatttaaaataacggtATGTACCtgacaatataattatttacttGCCACATTCTAGTGAGCAAGTGTTTATTTCAAAGACTGCATGCTGTACAATTAATTAGTAAAGTGTTTAAAGCATGGTAACACTGACGTGACCTTTATGTCAGACcgcatattaaatatttactggTACTGCAGGAATTTCGCTTTTCTGTCGCTTCATGAAATCCGGTCTTGATGGATGctcttatgaaaaaaaaaacagcatattACGACACAGTACCATACAAGATTTAGCAATCccaaattaatttctttaaaaaaatcaattaaattattCAGAAACCATAGCCGAAGGCGGTAGCTTCACTATCGTACGCCAGCAGGGCTTCAGCTAGCACAAATCGACGCCGGTAACATAGGGCTAGAACTGACGGTGTTTTTtttgtcatatcatatcattaACAGTCTATATTCACGTATTTCTAATACCTGTGCAAACCAGTTTAATCATGACATTGTAACTAGACCACCCCAATAtctgtgttgtgtgtttttttatcctGTTGTTCTCttggttttttattgtttgtcatTTC contains the following coding sequences:
- the LOC127876092 gene encoding autophagy-related protein 13-like isoform X1; protein product: MSAGSSAQNKKDFDKFTKFFIYKCVQIIVQSRLGEKIKSRSKHVSSGSDWFNIAIADNNEVEKEAKKVLSNQTSTLGQTVCIEISLQTCEGDTMVLEIWHISLDINQCDVGAKVSQAGYYRMGIALKSLLSVTRVTPAYKLSRRQASNDYVICYRIYLGEPHYMFLGEDTNKSKVGSVPTPFGTISINLCYRTKLLISPQNTQKEIPFEMKHDHFKQDHSPIRNHVRPTTPKPCAFGHKRESILDSDSSGLHSEEYCKTTFSTSPCESPRIIGADNVVPHHQSQPIKIHLPGSSPVGDRFPDFKTQSLTLSSLFSAPEKPSGFPATHRVGAFAKNAIDKQSESSEDVPFMSLLQQVKKERVDKVDPKNLSGSKGTSSSKTESSKADTVDSVLSESKTSTSSQHSATDDFVMVELKTPFGVSDSNTDLGKFYQECQNAPPLCTSEEEQTLPETLEKITSQLSEFETQMKDFDDFVAELTVDAGADTSVDSVAKK
- the LOC127876092 gene encoding autophagy-related protein 13-like isoform X2 — encoded protein: MSAGSSAQNKKDFDKFTKFFIYKCVQIIVQSRLGEKIKSRSKHVSSGSDWFNIAIADNNEVEKEAKKVLSNQTSTLGQTVCIEISLQTCEGDTMVLEIWHISLDINQCDVGAKVSQAGYYRMGIALKSLLSVTRVTPAYKLSRRQASNDYVICYRIYLGEPHYMFLGEDTNKSKVGSVPTPFGTISINLCYRTKLLISPQNTQKEIPFEMKHDHFKQDHSPIRNHVRPTTPKPCAFGHKRESILDSDSSGLHSEEYCKTTFSTSPCESPRIIGADNVVPHHQSQPIKIHLPGSSPVGDRFPDFKTQSAPEKPSGFPATHRVGAFAKNAIDKQSESSEDVPFMSLLQQVKKERVDKVDPKNLSGSKGTSSSKTESSKADTVDSVLSESKTSTSSQHSATDDFVMVELKTPFGVSDSNTDLGKFYQECQNAPPLCTSEEEQTLPETLEKITSQLSEFETQMKDFDDFVAELTVDAGADTSVDSVAKK